A DNA window from Sulfitobacter noctilucicola contains the following coding sequences:
- a CDS encoding ASCH domain-containing protein, translating into MISEKEALAKYPGAVSFRYGDSETLNAEILALVLAGKKTITCDAVAGFEARGEAKPEPGRTDVALDWGGRPVAAVRTVAVDIVPFNKMSEQLIAPQGEFRDLQDWRNGYEAYLTRAGIFAQDVAMLVETFEVVERF; encoded by the coding sequence ATGATTTCTGAAAAAGAGGCGTTGGCAAAGTACCCCGGTGCGGTTTCGTTCCGCTACGGGGATAGTGAGACGTTGAATGCGGAGATACTGGCGCTGGTGCTGGCTGGCAAAAAGACGATCACATGCGATGCGGTGGCCGGGTTTGAAGCGCGGGGCGAGGCAAAGCCAGAGCCGGGGCGGACGGATGTCGCGCTGGATTGGGGCGGGCGGCCTGTGGCGGCGGTCCGCACTGTGGCTGTCGATATCGTCCCTTTTAACAAGATGTCGGAGCAGCTCATCGCGCCACAGGGCGAATTTCGCGACCTTCAAGACTGGCGCAATGGTTATGAGGCGTATCTCACCCGCGCAGGGATCTTTGCACAGGACGTGGCGATGTTGGTTGAGACGTTTGAAGTGGTTGAACGGTTCTAA
- a CDS encoding carboxyl transferase domain-containing protein, protein MKLTSQALPSSEAYKANEAAHLAALGIVQEAAEAAALGGGEKSRARHESRGKMLPRERVANLLDPGSPFLEVGATAAHGLYDNAAPCAGVIAGIGRVQGQEVMVVCNDATVKGGTYFPMTVKKHLRAQEIAEANHLPCVYLVDSGGANLPQQDEVFPDRDHFGAIFYNQARMSAKGIPQIAVVMGSCTAGGAYVPAMSDVTIIVKEQGTIFLAGPPLVKAATGEVVSAEDLGGGDVHTRLSGVADYLAEDDGHALALARRAVGQLNRAKPTTVQWETPEEPAYDPAELLGVVPADLRTPYDIREVIARLVDGSRFDEFKARFGETLVTGFAHVKGCPVGIIGNNGVLFSEAAQKGAHFVELCSQRNIPLVFLQNITGFMVGRKYENEGIARHGAKMVTAVASTNVPKITMLVGGSFGAGNYGMAGRAYRPRFLWTWPNSRISVMGGPQAAGVLATVKRDAIERAGDTWSAEEEAKFKQPTIDMFEEQSHPLYASARLWDDGIIDPRKSRDVLSLSLSASLNAPIEETKFGVFRM, encoded by the coding sequence ATGAAGTTAACATCACAGGCATTGCCTTCGTCGGAAGCCTACAAAGCGAATGAGGCGGCGCATCTGGCTGCGCTTGGGATTGTGCAGGAAGCAGCGGAAGCCGCGGCGCTAGGCGGTGGCGAGAAGTCCCGCGCGCGCCATGAAAGCCGTGGCAAGATGCTACCGCGCGAGCGGGTCGCGAACCTGCTTGATCCCGGATCACCGTTTCTGGAAGTCGGTGCCACCGCAGCGCACGGCTTGTACGACAACGCCGCCCCCTGCGCTGGCGTCATCGCGGGGATCGGACGCGTGCAGGGACAGGAAGTTATGGTCGTGTGCAACGATGCGACGGTGAAGGGCGGCACCTATTTCCCGATGACGGTGAAAAAGCACCTGCGCGCCCAAGAGATTGCCGAAGCCAATCATCTGCCATGTGTCTATCTGGTAGACTCCGGCGGTGCGAACCTGCCGCAGCAGGACGAGGTGTTTCCTGATCGCGACCACTTTGGCGCGATTTTCTATAATCAGGCGCGGATGTCAGCAAAAGGCATTCCGCAAATTGCGGTGGTTATGGGATCATGCACCGCAGGCGGCGCTTATGTACCGGCGATGTCGGACGTGACGATCATTGTAAAAGAGCAGGGCACGATTTTCCTTGCGGGTCCCCCGCTCGTCAAAGCGGCCACGGGCGAGGTTGTGTCAGCCGAGGATCTGGGCGGCGGCGATGTGCACACACGGTTGAGCGGCGTTGCGGATTATCTGGCCGAGGATGACGGCCACGCGCTTGCACTGGCACGGCGCGCCGTGGGGCAATTGAACCGCGCAAAGCCTACGACGGTGCAGTGGGAAACACCCGAAGAGCCTGCCTATGATCCCGCTGAATTGCTGGGCGTTGTGCCAGCGGACTTGCGCACGCCTTACGATATACGCGAGGTGATCGCGCGTTTGGTGGACGGCTCGCGGTTTGACGAATTCAAGGCGCGGTTTGGTGAGACTTTGGTGACGGGCTTTGCCCATGTGAAGGGCTGTCCGGTCGGCATCATCGGCAACAATGGCGTGCTGTTTTCAGAAGCCGCCCAGAAAGGCGCGCATTTTGTCGAGCTTTGTTCGCAGCGGAACATCCCCTTGGTGTTCTTGCAGAACATTACTGGCTTTATGGTGGGCCGGAAGTACGAAAACGAAGGGATCGCGCGACACGGTGCCAAGATGGTGACGGCTGTGGCCTCTACCAACGTGCCGAAAATCACCATGCTGGTGGGTGGCTCTTTCGGGGCCGGTAACTACGGCATGGCGGGGCGGGCCTACCGTCCAAGGTTCTTGTGGACATGGCCCAACAGCCGGATTTCCGTGATGGGCGGGCCACAGGCGGCGGGCGTTCTGGCGACGGTCAAGCGTGATGCGATCGAACGGGCGGGCGATACCTGGTCCGCAGAAGAAGAAGCGAAATTCAAGCAGCCGACGATCGATATGTTCGAGGAGCAGTCGCATCCGCTTTATGCCAGTGCAAGGCTTTGGGATGACGGGATCATTGATCCGCGCAAAAGCCGCGATGTGCTGAGCCTGAGCCTGTCTGCGTCTTTGAACGCACCGATTGAAGAGACGAAGTTTGGCGTGTTCCGCATGTGA
- a CDS encoding AMP-binding protein, translated as MTLPGLQEDGSWDIPARLNMAAQCLAQDDDRVAIIDLTGADRRDVTYGALAAMTDGLARAMLGRIEAGDRVGVLLSQSPWCVAAHLAIWKIGAISVPLFKLFKRDALSSRVSDAGCALVLTDAEGAALLGDLAKPWMVEEVGVQGGAVPFAQTGPDDPAVLIYTSGTTGKPKGALHGHRVLTGHLPGLSMSHDHLGQQGDCLWTPADWAWIGGLFDVAMPALAFGVPVVAARMTKFSPEGCQDVIERGDVRNVFFPPTALRMLKAADVSISGLRSVASGGEPLGAEMLAWGRQAFGLDINEFYGQTECNMVASSCGTEFEAAPGCIGKAVPGHEVAVVDAAGQPTHDEGDVAIRRGSASMMLRYWNRPDATAEKYRGDWMLTGDRGIWEGDYLRFVGREDDVITSAGYRIGPAEIEDCLLTHDGVATCGVVGKPDVLRTEVVKAYVVRKAGSDVTADALQAWVKERLASYSYPREIEFLDALPMTVTGKVIRRELKRRAALELEKVT; from the coding sequence ATGACGCTACCGGGTTTGCAAGAAGATGGATCATGGGACATCCCTGCGCGTCTGAACATGGCGGCGCAGTGTCTGGCGCAGGATGATGACCGCGTTGCGATTATTGATCTCACTGGGGCTGACCGACGCGATGTGACTTACGGCGCATTGGCCGCCATGACGGATGGTCTGGCGCGTGCAATGCTGGGAAGAATCGAAGCGGGCGACCGTGTGGGCGTGCTATTATCACAGTCGCCATGGTGCGTCGCTGCGCATCTGGCGATCTGGAAAATCGGTGCAATTTCCGTGCCGCTTTTCAAACTTTTCAAGCGCGATGCGCTGTCATCGCGGGTGTCGGATGCCGGATGCGCGCTGGTTTTGACCGATGCCGAAGGTGCTGCGCTGCTCGGCGATCTGGCGAAGCCTTGGATGGTCGAAGAAGTTGGCGTGCAAGGCGGTGCAGTACCATTTGCGCAGACAGGTCCGGATGATCCTGCCGTGCTGATCTACACCTCTGGCACGACGGGAAAACCCAAAGGTGCGTTGCACGGGCACCGCGTTCTGACAGGACATTTGCCGGGCTTGTCGATGAGCCATGACCATCTGGGACAGCAGGGTGATTGCCTTTGGACACCTGCGGATTGGGCTTGGATAGGCGGATTGTTCGACGTGGCGATGCCTGCTTTGGCGTTCGGCGTGCCAGTGGTGGCCGCACGGATGACCAAGTTCTCGCCGGAAGGCTGTCAGGATGTGATAGAGCGGGGCGATGTGCGCAACGTGTTCTTCCCGCCAACCGCACTAAGGATGCTGAAGGCTGCGGATGTGTCGATCTCTGGCTTGCGCTCTGTCGCGAGCGGAGGAGAACCTTTGGGTGCCGAGATGCTGGCGTGGGGCCGGCAGGCATTCGGGCTGGATATCAATGAGTTTTATGGGCAGACCGAGTGCAATATGGTCGCATCGTCTTGCGGTACGGAGTTTGAGGCGGCACCGGGATGTATCGGCAAAGCCGTTCCCGGACACGAGGTTGCCGTGGTGGATGCGGCTGGGCAGCCGACCCACGACGAGGGTGACGTAGCAATCCGGCGCGGCTCGGCTTCCATGATGCTGCGCTACTGGAACCGGCCTGACGCAACCGCAGAGAAGTATCGCGGCGACTGGATGCTGACCGGTGATCGCGGCATTTGGGAAGGCGACTATCTGCGCTTTGTCGGGCGCGAGGATGACGTGATTACATCAGCTGGATACCGAATTGGTCCGGCCGAGATTGAGGATTGTCTGTTGACGCACGACGGGGTGGCAACCTGCGGTGTCGTGGGCAAACCCGATGTGCTGCGCACAGAGGTGGTCAAAGCCTATGTGGTGCGCAAAGCGGGGTCGGATGTGACAGCGGATGCGCTTCAGGCATGGGTTAAGGAACGGCTGGCAAGCTATTCATACCCAAGAGAAATTGAGTTTCTGGATGCGCTGCCGATGACGGTGACAGGCAAAGTGATCCGCAGAGAATTGAAACGCCGTGCGGCGCTGGAATTGGAGAAGGTAACATGA